A single Mangifera indica cultivar Alphonso chromosome 20, CATAS_Mindica_2.1, whole genome shotgun sequence DNA region contains:
- the LOC123204729 gene encoding RING-H2 finger protein ATL79-like gives MRPQQPPVKAENGYPELSSTSTPTCNPQTCRWRPYSNSNNDFEANTILVLIILFCALACALALNAAIRCFLRCSSQQRPPESSSDPLSAQQRKPTTEATDTSLVVSPTLVYLAGMKLAGATAECVICLAEFVEGDLIQVLERCKHGFHVQCIQQWLSSHHSCPTCRCTCSSSSPPLQQLIHQNSQLAAAQTRASTI, from the coding sequence ATGCGGCCACAACAACCGCCAGTGAAGGCTGAAAACGGATACCCAGAACTTTCATCCACATCCACACCAACATGTAATCCTCAGACTTGTCGATGGAGGCCTTACTCCAACTCAAACAATGATTTTGAAGCCAATACAATCCTGGTCCTCATCATCCTCTTTTGTGCACTCGCATGCGCTCTTGCTCTCAATGCCGCCATCCGCTGCTTCTTGCGCTGCAGTTCCCAGCAACGTCCCCCTGAGTCCTCATCTGACCCGCTTTCAGCTCAACAAAGAAAGCCGACGACTGAGGCAACGGATACCTCATTGGTGGTTTCTCCAACGCTTGTGTATTTAGCTGGGATGAAGCTTGCAGGAGCAACGGCGGAGTGTGTGATTTGCCTGGCTGAGTTTGTTGAGGGCGATTTGATTCAAGTTCTGGAAAGATGTAAACATGGCTTCCATGTGCAGTGTATCCAACAGTGGCTGTCGTCGCACCATTCATGTCCCACATGCCGGTGCACTTGTAGCTCTTCTTCTCCACCATTGCAACAGCTTATTCACCAGAATTCTCAATTAGCTGCGGCCCAGACCAGGGCTTCGACTATATAA